The following proteins are co-located in the Paenibacillus sp. FSL H8-0079 genome:
- the trxA gene encoding thioredoxin, with protein sequence MAIVNVSDQSFNAEVEGEGTVLVDFWAPWCGPCKMLAPILEELSTEVGDAVKIAKVNVDENPESASRFGVMSIPTLIFFKDGQPVDKVVGLNSKDALKGIIAKHQ encoded by the coding sequence ATGGCTATTGTTAACGTATCCGATCAATCCTTCAACGCTGAAGTAGAAGGCGAAGGAACGGTTCTTGTTGATTTCTGGGCGCCTTGGTGTGGTCCTTGTAAAATGCTCGCTCCAATCTTGGAAGAGCTGTCCACAGAAGTTGGCGATGCAGTGAAAATTGCTAAAGTTAACGTGGATGAAAATCCGGAATCTGCTTCCCGCTTCGGCGTAATGAGCATTCCAACTTTGATCTTCTTCAAAGACGGTCAACCGGTAGATAAAGTGGTTGGTCTGAATTCGAAAGATGCGCTCAAAGGAATCATTGCAAAACACCAATAA
- a CDS encoding YqzM family protein encodes MDANVRISDPREHVNEEPRNDLFDLIVGVAGMGGLMTVIFFGMVIFKFITE; translated from the coding sequence ATGGACGCAAATGTGCGGATCAGCGACCCGCGTGAACATGTGAACGAGGAACCCCGCAACGATCTGTTTGATCTGATCGTGGGTGTTGCCGGCATGGGCGGCCTGATGACAGTGATCTTTTTCGGTATGGTGATCTTCAAATTC
- the uvrC gene encoding excinuclease ABC subunit UvrC has protein sequence MDQFINDLQDQEKALEQIRHKLALLPDMSGCYLMKNSEGTIIYVGKAKVLKNRVRSYFIGSHNGKTQRLVSEIRDFEYIVTGSNMEALILECNLIKKHMPRYNVLLKDDKTFPYLKITNEKHPRLEVTRRVLKDKAKYFGPYPNSYAAHQTKKLLDRMYPLRKCGVMPKEVCLYYHMGQCLAPCVKEVEKEQYDQISQEIGSFLSGGHEEIKKDLQRKMQEAAEDLYFERAKELRDQVIAIDAMMEKQKITMADARDRDVFGFAIDKGWMCVQILYMRQGKMIERHVSTFPFYGEAYSDFMSYVTQYYSDNPALPQEILLPEMPKDMSTGDDSTNTVSDADGAVPAAVTVEFEQTGQVEQSIASQPLVAETREAYGSSAEAEGDQPESMQENAPITDTTESAEKLPAGLEDPTQVAAALQEWLEIKVLIPQRGLKRQMITMAVDNARVALEEKFRLIERNEERTSKAAEGLGRFIGLDQLRRIEAFDNSNIQGTNPVSAMIVFTDGKPDKKEYRKYKVRSVEGPDDYETMREVIRRRYERVLKENLTQPDLIVVDGGKGQISAAVDILENELGLYIPVCGLVKDAKHKTSQLMIGNPPEVISLPRDSQEFYLLQRIQEEVHRFAISFHREQRGKSMVTSRLDAIPGIGEKRRKLLLKHFGSLRKIKEASVEDFRPLSIGDKLANQIIAALRDEES, from the coding sequence ATGGATCAATTCATCAATGATTTGCAGGATCAGGAGAAGGCATTGGAGCAGATTCGCCACAAGCTCGCTTTATTGCCAGACATGTCTGGTTGTTACCTGATGAAGAATAGTGAAGGCACCATTATATATGTAGGTAAAGCCAAAGTGCTGAAAAACCGCGTACGCTCTTATTTTATCGGCAGTCATAACGGAAAGACCCAGCGTCTGGTGTCCGAAATCCGTGATTTTGAATATATCGTGACAGGCAGTAACATGGAAGCACTCATTCTGGAGTGTAACCTGATCAAGAAACATATGCCGCGTTATAACGTATTGCTCAAGGATGACAAGACATTCCCGTATCTTAAAATTACGAATGAAAAGCACCCTCGTCTGGAAGTAACCCGACGCGTGCTGAAAGATAAAGCCAAATACTTCGGACCTTATCCGAACTCGTATGCGGCACACCAAACGAAAAAACTGCTCGACCGCATGTATCCACTGCGCAAATGTGGTGTAATGCCCAAGGAAGTGTGCCTGTATTATCACATGGGACAGTGTCTTGCCCCTTGCGTGAAGGAAGTGGAGAAAGAGCAGTATGATCAGATTTCGCAAGAGATTGGTTCATTTCTGAGCGGTGGGCATGAAGAGATTAAGAAGGATTTGCAGCGTAAGATGCAGGAAGCTGCAGAAGACCTTTATTTTGAACGTGCCAAGGAATTGCGCGACCAGGTAATCGCCATTGATGCAATGATGGAAAAACAGAAAATTACGATGGCCGATGCCAGAGACCGTGATGTATTTGGTTTTGCCATTGATAAAGGCTGGATGTGTGTCCAGATTCTATATATGCGTCAGGGTAAAATGATCGAACGCCATGTCTCCACCTTCCCGTTTTACGGTGAGGCGTACAGTGACTTTATGTCCTATGTGACGCAGTATTACAGCGATAATCCGGCATTGCCTCAAGAGATTTTGTTGCCGGAAATGCCCAAAGATATGTCAACGGGTGACGACAGTACGAATACGGTATCTGATGCTGATGGAGCGGTGCCTGCCGCTGTTACGGTAGAATTCGAACAGACGGGACAAGTGGAACAAAGTATCGCTTCCCAGCCATTGGTTGCCGAGACTCGTGAAGCATACGGAAGTTCAGCTGAAGCAGAAGGTGATCAACCTGAGAGTATGCAAGAGAATGCTCCAATAACGGATACAACTGAATCAGCTGAGAAGCTCCCAGCAGGACTGGAAGACCCAACTCAGGTTGCTGCTGCGTTACAGGAGTGGTTGGAGATTAAAGTGCTCATTCCGCAACGTGGATTGAAGCGGCAGATGATCACCATGGCCGTGGATAACGCACGTGTGGCATTGGAAGAGAAGTTCCGTCTGATTGAGCGTAATGAAGAACGGACATCCAAAGCTGCCGAAGGACTGGGACGCTTTATTGGACTGGACCAGCTTCGCCGTATTGAAGCATTTGATAACTCGAACATCCAGGGAACGAACCCGGTATCGGCCATGATCGTATTTACGGATGGTAAACCAGATAAGAAGGAATATCGGAAGTACAAGGTCCGTTCGGTTGAAGGACCGGATGATTATGAAACGATGAGAGAAGTCATCCGTCGCCGTTACGAGCGGGTATTGAAGGAAAACCTGACCCAGCCTGACCTGATTGTGGTCGATGGTGGTAAAGGGCAGATCTCGGCTGCGGTCGATATTTTGGAAAATGAGCTGGGACTGTATATTCCAGTATGCGGTCTGGTGAAGGATGCGAAGCATAAGACTTCACAGTTGATGATCGGTAATCCACCAGAAGTCATCTCCCTGCCTCGGGATAGTCAGGAATTCTACCTGTTGCAGCGGATACAGGAAGAGGTTCACCGTTTTGCGATCTCGTTCCACCGCGAGCAGCGGGGTAAATCGATGGTGACGTCACGTCTGGATGCGATTCCAGGGATCGGAGAGAAGCGGCGTAAGCTGCTATTGAAGCATTTTGGCTCTTTACGCAAAATAAAAGAGGCCAGCGTCGAAGACTTCCGGCCTCTATCTATTGGTGACAAGTTGGCAAATCAGATTATTGCAGCACTTCGGGATGAGGAGTCGTAA